Proteins encoded in a region of the Brevundimonas vesicularis genome:
- a CDS encoding DUF4153 domain-containing protein — translation MTETLQHDTGRTGLGGASGLFAIRLATGLVQGLALYLLYLAADSRVWPETQPVVFGALALAAGYVPVVVLAGVGRVKPLALLLWAASAAGMLALLGAHDVARQVLKPHEEPPFLSFPVLAFGAAALFIAHHLIVPGIRERRWIVDYPHYFDIAWKAGVQLALSLGFTGAFWILLHLGAALFKMIGLGFLQHLLSEAWFAIPVTALVFATAVQLTDVRDGLIRGVRTVALMLLSWLLLLITVLVGGFLLALPFTGLDGLWETRSATALVLSAAAALIVLINTGYQDGRADNLPPVVLRYGARAASILIAPLIVLAAWGLALRIGQHGLTPDRIIAVACTMVGTVYGAGYLLAAVKPGGWMKPLEWTNVVAAVLSVLVILALFSPLADPARLSVQDQVARLQRGAVSADTFDYDFLRFESGKAGETALRRLAASTDPRIARNARAAQARPWPSGDTAQGLQARKAAIRLKVVDGQSVPASFIDQLDAQVDVLFSCNAETPCVLRSTDLNGDARTDLLVATTREIVAFDQDSQGQWRVTGRYGFTCGRNAERMNEGLSKGVATAPAALPDLVVDGQRLRAIPEVRCDATEPR, via the coding sequence ATGACCGAAACCCTGCAGCATGACACCGGCCGGACGGGCCTTGGCGGGGCCTCGGGCCTGTTTGCGATTCGCCTGGCGACGGGTCTGGTTCAGGGGCTGGCCCTCTATCTACTGTATCTGGCGGCCGACAGCCGCGTCTGGCCCGAAACCCAGCCGGTGGTGTTCGGCGCCCTGGCCCTGGCGGCCGGCTATGTGCCGGTGGTGGTTCTCGCCGGCGTGGGCCGGGTCAAGCCGCTGGCTCTGCTCCTGTGGGCGGCCAGCGCAGCCGGCATGCTGGCTTTGCTGGGCGCGCACGACGTGGCCCGCCAGGTGCTGAAGCCGCATGAGGAGCCGCCTTTCCTGAGTTTCCCCGTGCTGGCCTTCGGCGCGGCGGCCCTGTTCATCGCCCACCACCTGATCGTGCCCGGGATCCGCGAACGACGCTGGATCGTCGACTACCCCCACTATTTCGACATCGCCTGGAAGGCGGGGGTACAACTGGCTCTGTCGCTGGGCTTCACCGGCGCCTTCTGGATCCTGCTGCATCTGGGCGCGGCCCTGTTCAAGATGATCGGCCTCGGCTTTCTGCAGCACTTGCTCAGCGAGGCGTGGTTCGCCATTCCGGTCACGGCCCTGGTCTTCGCCACCGCGGTTCAGCTGACTGATGTGCGCGACGGCCTGATCCGGGGCGTGCGGACCGTGGCGTTGATGCTGCTGTCTTGGCTACTCTTGTTGATCACTGTCCTGGTCGGCGGCTTCCTTCTCGCCCTGCCCTTCACCGGATTGGACGGCCTGTGGGAGACGCGCAGCGCAACGGCCTTGGTGTTGTCGGCCGCCGCCGCCCTGATCGTGCTGATCAACACGGGCTATCAGGATGGGCGCGCAGACAATCTGCCGCCGGTCGTTCTGCGATACGGCGCGCGGGCCGCGTCCATCCTGATCGCGCCGCTGATCGTTCTGGCCGCCTGGGGCCTGGCCTTGCGTATCGGCCAGCACGGCCTGACGCCCGATCGGATCATCGCCGTCGCCTGCACCATGGTCGGCACGGTCTATGGCGCGGGCTATCTGCTGGCGGCCGTGAAACCGGGCGGCTGGATGAAGCCGCTGGAGTGGACCAATGTTGTTGCGGCGGTCCTGTCGGTTCTGGTCATCCTGGCCCTGTTTAGCCCGTTGGCCGATCCCGCCCGCCTCTCGGTTCAGGATCAGGTCGCACGGTTGCAGCGTGGGGCGGTGTCCGCTGACACGTTCGACTATGACTTCCTGCGGTTTGAGAGCGGCAAGGCCGGCGAGACGGCGCTGAGACGTCTGGCCGCCTCAACCGATCCACGCATCGCGCGAAACGCCCGCGCCGCCCAGGCCCGCCCGTGGCCATCCGGCGATACTGCGCAAGGACTGCAAGCGCGCAAGGCCGCCATCCGTCTGAAGGTCGTCGATGGCCAATCCGTGCCCGCCAGCTTCATCGATCAGTTGGACGCGCAGGTCGACGTGCTGTTCAGTTGCAATGCGGAAACGCCCTGCGTCTTGCGATCGACGGACCTGAATGGCGACGCACGAACCGATCTGCTGGTCGCCACGACTCGCGAAATCGTCGCCTTCGATCAGGATAGCCAGGGCCAGTGGCGCGTGACGGGTCGATACGGCTTCACCTGCGGGCGCAATGCTGAGCGGATGAACGAGGGCCTGTCGAAGGGCGTCGCGACGGCGCCGGCCGCCCTTCCCGACCTGGTTGTCGACGGCCAGAGATTGCGCGCCATCCCCGAGGTGCGATGCGACGCGACAGAGCCGCGTTAA